The genomic stretch CGGATCGCTGATCAGCTTAATGCCGAAACGAGGTGGGATCATGGGAAGGCTGGACAGGCTCCATGCTTTCCATGAGGGAGTGTATTCATGAGGCTCCTTCAAAGTACAGAGGTGTCCGAATGTCCAGGTAACCTGATATCCGTTTCCTTCTATATATCCGTCTTTTTTGTTTTTTGCTCCCAGTACATCCGCTATGTCACGGGCTACGGAAGGTTTTTCGGCAATACAAACTATCATATTTTTTTTCGTTTCTGTTCAAATAGGATTGCAAAGGTAATAAAAACCTCGGAAGAGATTTTGTTTTGTCTTTATTAGTTCTTCTTTTATAAGAATTTAAAAGTAGATATCGGGGGCTTCAAGGTCATTTCAGTGCAAGTGGGCTATTAGGTATGGCTTTTCTGTTATTTGCTGTTTGACGAATGTCTTTTGAACTTTTCTTTATGATTTCAGTTTCTTTTCAGAATCCTATAAGAATTTTGCATCAAAAAGATACTATAAAACAATGTGATTATGAAAAAGAATTGGATGTTATTTTTATTTTTCGCAGCTTCTGCTGCACTAACTTTTAGTGGTTGTAGTGATGATGACAATAGCGATGTTCCTGAAAACACACATTTGGTTTCAAAAGAAGTACAGGCTGCATTTAATGCAAAATATCCGCAAGCTAAAGACGTGGAATGGGAGCTGAAAGGTGATTATGCTGTAGTAGATTTTAATTGGGATGGTGGGGAGCATTCTGCATGGTTCAATCCGTTATCGGCTGCCTGGTATATGACAGAAACAGATGTTCGTTATGAAAATCTTCCCGAACCTATACTTACTGCCCATAAAGCAAGCAAATATGCTGATTGGCGGGTGGATGATGTGGATAAGTTGACTCGTGAGGGAATGGAAACTCTTTATGTCATTGAGGTAGAAAAAGGAGAGTCTGAGCTGGATTTGTTTTATTCGTCTACAGGCATATTGGTAAAAACTGTTGTAGATACCGGATACGAAGAAGATTATGATGATTATTTGCCGCAGCCTGATGCAAATGGCATTATAGCTATTGTCAAGCAGAAATATCCTAATGCGACAATTGTGGAAATAGAACGTGAGAAAGGTTTGCAGGAAGTTACTATTTTAGATGAAAACAAAGAGAAAGAGGTTTATTTCAATGAGCGGAACGAATGGATGGGAACAAGCTGGGATGTACAGGTGGCAAATTTACCGGAAGCGGTAAAAAAATCGGTTATGGAAAAATATTCAGACTATGTGATAGATGATGCTGATTATGTAGTGACACCTGATAATGAATGGTATATACTTGATTTGGAAAACAAACAGACAGGTAAAGAGTTTAAAGCAAAGGTAGATAAGGACGGTACTTGGTTATAATTTTATTATCCCATAGACTTATGCTAGGTAATCAGGTGGTTGTTTACTAGGGCCAGACAGCTTTTTTGTTCTCAAATATTATGACTTTTGTGGCAGGCAGTTGGAGTGTGGAATTTGTATTTCTGTTATACATATTTTTGTGATTTTGATGAGAGGGTAAAAGATAAATATGGAAAAATAGATTTGTATGATATATGATATTCAGTTACATTTGCATTTAGAATAAAAAATAGCATGATGGAAACAGGATTAACTTATACTTCGACTGTTGTCGTTTCAAAAGAAAATGTAGCTGCCACTATGGGTAGTGGCGATTTGAATGTGTTTGCTACTCCCGCTATGGTAGCGTTGATGGAAAATGCTGCCATGAATGCGGTGGCAGGCGGTTTGCCCGAAGGTTCTACTACAGTAGGAGCCATGATGAACACTACTCATATCAAGCCCTCGGCTGTGGGAGATACGGTTTCGGCTACTGCCGTATTAAAAGAGGTAGAAGGCAGAAAACTTACTTTTGAAGTGCGGGCACAAGATAGCAAGGGTGTGATTGGGGAAGGTACACATGTACGTTATATTGTGGACAAGGAGAAGTTTATGAGTAAATTGTCTTAATAATTATTTGAAATTATACCACAACTGAGATCTTCTGTCCTTTTGTGATTCTGAATATTGTTTATTTCGATAACGGGAGGATCAGAAAGAGGAATGAAGAATGTGCTTTAATAAAAAAATCTTTAAGGAGAGCAAAACTAATGACAATCTGGAAAACAGTGTTATTAGAGTTCTGTCCTCCTTTTTCTTATTCTTGCAGTGCTAGGATATATTCGTATAATTTCTTATAAAACGGGTGTTTTGTCAGCGTAGAGGCATCTCCTAATATAATAAGTTTCATACGTGCACGTGTAATAGCGACATTCATTCTTCGCAAATCATTCAAAAAACCGATTTGTCCGTCTTCATTGGCACGTACCAGACTGATTAAGATCACATCCCGTTCCTGTCCTTGGAAACCGTCTACCGTATTGATGGTGATGAGGTGTCGGTAAGGCTTGAAAAATGCATCCCGTTTTATCAGTTGGCGGAGATATTGTACTTGTGCTTTATAAGGAGAAATCAGTCCTACATCAATCCGTTCTTCCAAAAAACGTTCTTTTCCTATTTTATTAATGTAATGGGTCAGTTGGGAAATGGAAAGTGCCGCCTCGGCTTTATTGATACGGCCGAAACTTTCACCTACAAATTCTTCATTGCAGTTCATTCCTTCCGTATTCACCCATTCTATAGGAGTGTCGTAATCCAGAATCCCACGGTATTTTACTTCGGGAGCGGATTTCAATTCCCCTTGATAGAACCATTCCGAAGAGAAATGCATGATCTCATCATTCATTCTGTATTGAACCTTCAGCAGGGAAACAGTTTCCGGTTTGTTCTGCACAATTTCCTGCATCAAAGTCTGATCCAATCCGCCTCGTGCAGCTTCCACACATTTTATGGTAGGAGGGAGCTGGCAATGGTCTCCTGCCAGGACTATCCGGTCTGCTTTGCGGATGGCGATCCAGCAAGCGGGTTCCAATGCTTGTGCGGCTTCATCTATAAATAAAGTTCCGAATCTACGCCCTGTCAGAACCCGGTTGGCAGAGCTTACCAATGTGCAAGCTATGACACGGGCTTCACTGAACAAGGCTTCGTTGATGCGGATCTCCAGCTCGGTGGCCCGGTCTTTCAATGAATTAATTTTCAGACGTATATTTTCCCGTTCCGCTCCCTTGCGCGAACGGCTGTAGAGTTCGCGTATGGCCTTTCGGATGCTCCAAAGCTGCGGATAATCCGGATGACTTTCGAAGCGTCGTTCGTAGGTAAAGGATAACATCTTATCATTGACACGGGTAGGATTACCAATACGGAGAACGGGAATGCCCCGGTCTACCAGTTTCTCACTAATCCAGTCTACAGCCATATTGCTTTGAGCGCATACCATCACTTGGTTTTCCCGGTGTAGCGTTTCATAAATGGCTTCTACCAGCGTGGTGGTCTTTCCAGTTCCGGGAGGGCCGTGGACAATGGCCACATCTTTTGCATGCATTACTTTGTTCACAGCCTCTTCTTGTGAATTATTCAGCCACGGGAAACGAGTGAAACCAAAACTGAACGTTTGTGCTTTTAATGTGCCGTGGAAAATATCCCGTAGTTCTGCCAGACGATTGTCTTTTGCTTTAATAACTTGGCTTAAGGCTTCAAACATCAGTCGGTAACTAGTTTCATCAAAATAAAGTTGAACCCCCAACTGACGCTCGGTTGCCTGTATGCTGAGTAAAGCGTCTGCCGATGGCAGAACGATGACCATGCGGTCCTCATCCACATAATTCACAGTGGCTGTGAAATTGAAATAATGGATGTTTCCCGGGGCGTCTTGAGTGAAAAAACAAACAGGACGTCCGAATTCGAATACATGTTCTATTTCTTTGTCCTCCTGTCTTTCCACCTCTATAACCAGTTGGTTTAAAGAGTTGTAATAGCTTCTTCCTGTGCTGACAGGATACCAGCACATGCCACGTTTCACTTTGCGGTCGATGCCCATCGCTTCGGTTTGTTGCTTGAAAGTTTCTTTTTCGTAATTATATTCCATGTGAAGCAACAACTCTTTGCGTTGTAATTTGTTAATAATAGTAGAGAGGGATTTATGCTGGTTCATATTTATTCTTTTTTCTATAAGAATTGCAAAGATAATAATTATCCCTCTAAAAGCACTTTATGTTTTATTTTGTTAAACGTATTATAGATTACGCAAGAATTCAATTCTTTTTTCTATCTTGCCAAAAATAAAAAGAATCTAAAACTGTAATAATTATAAATTGTGATGGATATGGTATATGACTTGGACATGTTAAAAGCCTTTTATGCTTCTTTTGAAAAGAAGATAGGGCGGGTAAGAGCAGTGTTGCAGCGTCCGTTGACGTTGGCAGAAAAGATTCTGTACACGCATCTGTATGATGATGCACTGTTGAAGAAATACAAACGTGGTGAGGATTATGTGAATTTCCGACCCGACCGTGTGGCTATGCAGGATGCGACGGCACAGATGGCGCTGCTGCAATTTATCAATGCCGGTAAGGAGACTGTGGCTGTCCCTTCTACCGTGCATTGTGACCACTTGATCCAAGCATATAAAGGTGCCGGTCCGGATATTGCGACAGCAACAGAAAGTAACCGCGAGGTATATGACTTTCTGAGGGATGTGTCTTCGCGCTTTGGCATTGGATTCTGGAAGCCGGGTGCGGGTATCATTCATCAGGTAGTGCTGGAGAATTATGCTTTCCCCGGAGGTATGATGGTGGGTACTGATTCCCATACTCCGAATGCCGGAGGTTTGGGAATGGTGGCAATCGGAGTCGGCGGTGCTGATGCGGTGGATGTCATGACCGGTATGGAGTGGGAGCTGAAAATGCCGAAACTGATCGGAGTACATTTGAAAGGTGCGTTGAACGGATGGGCTTCTCCGAAAGATGTCATTTTAAAACTGGCTGGAATTCTGACTGTGAAAGGGGGGACGAATGCCATTATCGAATATTTTGGAGAAGGTACGGCTTCACTCTCGGCTACCGGCAAAGCGACTATTTGTAATATGGGCGCAGAGGTGGGGGCTACGACTTCTCTTTTCCCGTATGACGAACGGATGAAGGTGTATCTGGAGGCGACCGGACGTAAGGAGGTAGCTGCAATGGCCGATGCAGTGTCTGCCGATTTGCAGGCTGATGCAGAAGTGGTTGCTGATCCGTCAGCTTATTATGACCGGGTGATTGAAATTGATTTGTCCGAACTTGAACCTTATATTAATGGTCCGTTCACACCAGATGCCGCTACTCCTATTTCAGAGTTTGCCGAGAAAGTGCTGGCCCATGGTTATCCGCGCAAAATGGAAGTGGGCTTGATTGGTTCATGTACCAATTCATCTTACCAGGATTTAAGCCGTGCGGCATCTATTGCCCGACAGGTAGATGAAAAACAGTTGAGTGTGGCGGCTCCGTTGATTGTTAATCCGGGATCGGAACAGATTCGCGCTACAGCCGAACGTGACGGCATGATAGATGCTTTTCTGAAAATAGGAGCTACTATAATGGCCAATGCTTGCGGCCCTTGTATCGGACAATGGAAGCGGCACACAGATGATCCGCTCCGCAAGAACTCGATTGTGACCTCTTTCAACCGTAATTTTGCCAAACGTGCAGACGGTAATCCGAATACACATGCGTTTGTAGCTTCTCCCGAAGTGGTGCTGGCCCTGACCATTGCAGGTGATTTGTGTTTCAATCCGTTGAAGGATGCTTTGATCAATCAGGAGGGTGAGAAGGTGAAACTGAGAGTTCCGGAAGGGGATGAATTGCCGTCGACCGGTTTTACTCAGGGAAATCCTGGTTATTTGGCTCCTGCCGGTGCACAGGTGGAAATTAAGGTGAATCCCGAATCACAACGTTTGCAGTTATTGGCTCCGTTCCCGGCATGGGATGGAAAGGATTTTACGGATATGCCTTTACTGATTAAGGCTCAAGGTAAATGTACCACAGATCATATTTCAATGGCAGGTCCGTGGTTGCGTTTCCGTGGTCATCTGGAAAATATTTCGGATAATATGCTGATGGGGGCGGTGAACGCTTTCAATGGTGAAACGAACAAGGTGTGGAACCGTTTGACAAATACGTATGAGGGTGTGTCGGGTACAGCCAAGCAATATAAGGCTGAAGGTATCAGCTCCATTGTTGTTGCAGAAGAAAATTATGGTGAAGGTTCCAGTCGTGAACATGCCGCTATGGAGCCTCGTTTCCTGAATGTAAAGGTTATTTTAGCGAAGAGTTTCGCCCGCATCCACGAAACGAATCTGAAGAAGCAGGGAATGCTTGCGGTGACCTTTATAGACAAGGCGGACTACGACAAGATTCAAGAACATGATTTGATTACCGTCAGCGGATTGGCGGACTTTGCCCCCGGCAGGAATCTGACTGTGACTTTACACCATGAAGATGGCACTCAGGATAGTTTTGAAGTGCAACATACCTATAACGAACAGCAGATAGGTTGGTTCCGTGCCGGCTCTGCTCTAAATGCAAGATAAAAAATGAAGAAGACAGTACCTTATATTACAGGCGACGGAGTGGGAGTGGAAATCACTCCAGCCATGCAAGCCATAGTGAATGCAGCCGTGAAAAAGGCATACGGCAGCGAACACGAAATAGAATGGATAGAAGTGCTGGCAGGTGAACGTGCTTTCAACGAAACAGGTTCCTGGTTGCCGGATGAGACGATGGAGGCTTTCAAGAAATATGGTGTGGGCATAAAAGGTCCGTTGACTACTCCGGTAGGAGGTGGTATCCGTTCCTTGAATGTGGCTTTGCGCCAGACGCTGGATCTGTATGTGTGTCTGCGCCCCGTACGTTGGTTCAGCGGAGTGGTATCTCCGGTGAAAGAGCCTCAGAAGGTGGATATGCATATTTTCCGCGAAAATACGGAAGATATTTATGCAGGTATAGAATGGGAAGCCGGAACACCGGAAGCTGAGAAGTTTTATCGTTTTTTGCATGATGAAATGGGAGTGGCTAAGGTGCGCTTTCCCGAAAGTTCTTCGTTTGGCGTGAAACCGGTATCCAAAGAAGGAACGGAACGTCTGGTACGTGCGGCATGTAAATATGCTTTGGAGCATGGCTTGCCGTCAGTGACGTTGGTGCATAAAGGAAATATCATGAAGTTTACTGAAGGCGGCTTCAAGAAATGGGGATATGAACTGGCGGAACGTGAATTCGGAGATGCCATTGCGTCAGGCAAGTTGGTGATAAAAGACTGCATAGCCGATGCATTCTTGCAGAATACGTTATTGATTCCCGAAGAATATTCGGTGGTGGCTACCTTGAATTTGAACGGAGATTACATCTCGGATCAGTTGGCTGCCATGGTAGGCGGCATCGGAATTGCTCCCGGAGCGAACATCAATTACAATACCGGTCATGCCATTTTTGAAGCAACTCACGGTACGGCTCCCAATATTGCCGGAAAGGATGTGGTGAATCCTTGTTCATTAATCCTCTCGGCTGTCATGATGTTGGAACATTTTGGCTGGAATAAGGTGGCGGAGCTGATAGTGAATGCCTTGGAATCCAGTTTTGGCGAGGGACGTGCCACACATGACCTTGCCCGTTTTATGCCCGGAGGTGTCTCGCTTGGCACGTCGGCATTTACAAAAGAAATCATAGAAAGAATAAACTCCTAAAAACTCACGGATATGAAGAAAGAATATATCATTTACAAGCTCTCCGAGGAAATGAAGAATGCAACCCGGATTGAGAACGAATTGTTCAAGAAGTTTGATGTAAAACGCGGATTGCGTAACGAGGACGGCACTGGTGTTTTGGTAGGGTTGACCAAGATAGGCAATGTAGTAGGGTATGAACGTATTCCCGGCGGAGGATTGAAGCCGATTCCCGGCAAACTTTTCTATCGTGGGTATGATTTGGAAGATTTGGCACATAGTATCATTAAGGAGAAACGTTTTGGTTTTGAGGAGGTGGCTTATCTGTTATTGTCCGGTCATTTGCCTGACAAGGAAGAGTTGGCTTCTTTCTGTGAGTTGATTAATGACAATACTCCGTTGGAACAGAAGACCAAAATGAATATCATTGAGTTGGAGGGAAATAACATTATGAACATTCTGGCCCGTAGCGTGCTTGAAATGTACCGTTTTGACCCGCAGGCGGATGATACTTCGCGTGATAACCTGATGCGTCAGAGTATTGACTTGATATCCAAGTTCCCGACCATTATTGCATACGCTTATAACATGTTGCGCCATGCCACGTATGGTCGTTCGTTGCATATCCGTCATCCGCGTGAAAAACTGTCTATCGCAGAAAACTTCCTGTATATGTTGAAAAAGGATTATACGGAACTTGATGCGCGCACGCTTGATTTGCTGTTGGTACTTCAGGCTGAACACGGAGGTGGTAATAACTCTACTTTTACCGTCCGTGTAGTTTCGTCCAGCCGTACGGATACTTATTCGGCCATCGCCGCAGGTATCGGCTCGTTGAAAGGTCCGCTTCATGGAGGGGCAAATATCCAGGTGGCGGATATGTTCCATCATTTGCAGGAAAATATCAAGGATTGGACGAATGTGGACGAAATTGATACTTACTTTACCCGTATGTTGAATAAGGAAGCGTATGATAAGTCCGGTCTGATTTATGGTATTGGCCATGCGGTCTATACGATATCCGATCCTCGTGCTATTTTGTTGAAAGAATTGGCTCGTGACTTGGCAAAAGAAAAAGGCAAGGAAGAAGAATTTGCCTTCCTGGAATTGTTGGAGGAACGTGCCATTGCTATGTTCGGAAAGATTAAGAATAACGGCAAGACGGTGTCCAGCAATATCGATTTCTATTCAGGTTTCGTATATGAAATGATTGGTCTGCCACAGGAAATATTTACACCTTTGTTTGCGATGGCTCGTATCGTGGGGTGGTGCGCACACCGCAATGAGGAGCTGAATTTTGAAGGAAAACGCATTATTCGTCCGGCATACAAGAATGTGTTGGAAGAACTGGAATATGTGCCTTTGAAACAGAGATAACGGTTTAGAGGCACCTCGGTTGGCGATAAGCTTTGGTATTATTGTTTTAGCTTGGAGGCAATAAGGTCTGTATTGTTGTAAAGAAAAGTAAGATATCTTCGTGGGCAAAGTAAGATATGTTTCCGAGCAAAGTAACACCACATATTTGTTCCACGAAGATATCTTACTTTTTTCAGTGAGATATGGTCGTTCATAATACTCTATATAGAGTACCTTGAAAAATCCTTCAAATCTTTCAGCCTGCTCGCAAATGCCCTGTCCGTCGGCTTTTCGGCTGAAGAATTGGGTTCGGGAATCCTTCAGCCAGACCGGTGTTCTTCCAGTTCTTAGGGAATTGGTTTTTCTGAAGGATATTTTCCGGCTGAAACATTTCACAATGCATATCCTTCAGCCGGAATGCCGACGGGCAGGGCGTTTGCGGAATGGCTGAAAGATCTGAAGTAAAAATAAGGCGTTTCGGCATGTAGATACCGTTATGGGAAAAAACAACAGGTCAAATTTTAAAAAGCTCTTGTTCTTTCAATGAAAACGTCTTGTTCTTTTCTGAAAAGAACAAGGCCTTTAAAAAAAAGAACAAGACGTTTGAAAGGTTAGTAACGTGTATGCCGGAAGGTTAATAACGTGTGGGATGATACGTTACTATTGAATATGTTACAATTATAATTCATTATATTGCATACTATACATATCAAAACCGTCAGCCCAATAATTGCGTTTGATTTCATTCAGTGTGAATCCTTGCTTTTCATAGAATTTATATGCTAATTGCGAGGTTCGGACTGTTATTTTTTTGATACTGGGAATAGCCTTTAAAACCTCAATTCTGTATCTTAAAAGCTTTTTACCTAAAGATTTGCCTTGATAGTCGGGATGCATAATATCCCAACTTATT from Phocaeicola dorei encodes the following:
- a CDS encoding PepSY-like domain-containing protein; this encodes MKKNWMLFLFFAASAALTFSGCSDDDNSDVPENTHLVSKEVQAAFNAKYPQAKDVEWELKGDYAVVDFNWDGGEHSAWFNPLSAAWYMTETDVRYENLPEPILTAHKASKYADWRVDDVDKLTREGMETLYVIEVEKGESELDLFYSSTGILVKTVVDTGYEEDYDDYLPQPDANGIIAIVKQKYPNATIVEIEREKGLQEVTILDENKEKEVYFNERNEWMGTSWDVQVANLPEAVKKSVMEKYSDYVIDDADYVVTPDNEWYILDLENKQTGKEFKAKVDKDGTWL
- a CDS encoding thioesterase family protein, with translation MMETGLTYTSTVVVSKENVAATMGSGDLNVFATPAMVALMENAAMNAVAGGLPEGSTTVGAMMNTTHIKPSAVGDTVSATAVLKEVEGRKLTFEVRAQDSKGVIGEGTHVRYIVDKEKFMSKLS
- a CDS encoding AAA domain-containing protein, encoding MNQHKSLSTIINKLQRKELLLHMEYNYEKETFKQQTEAMGIDRKVKRGMCWYPVSTGRSYYNSLNQLVIEVERQEDKEIEHVFEFGRPVCFFTQDAPGNIHYFNFTATVNYVDEDRMVIVLPSADALLSIQATERQLGVQLYFDETSYRLMFEALSQVIKAKDNRLAELRDIFHGTLKAQTFSFGFTRFPWLNNSQEEAVNKVMHAKDVAIVHGPPGTGKTTTLVEAIYETLHRENQVMVCAQSNMAVDWISEKLVDRGIPVLRIGNPTRVNDKMLSFTYERRFESHPDYPQLWSIRKAIRELYSRSRKGAERENIRLKINSLKDRATELEIRINEALFSEARVIACTLVSSANRVLTGRRFGTLFIDEAAQALEPACWIAIRKADRIVLAGDHCQLPPTIKCVEAARGGLDQTLMQEIVQNKPETVSLLKVQYRMNDEIMHFSSEWFYQGELKSAPEVKYRGILDYDTPIEWVNTEGMNCNEEFVGESFGRINKAEAALSISQLTHYINKIGKERFLEERIDVGLISPYKAQVQYLRQLIKRDAFFKPYRHLITINTVDGFQGQERDVILISLVRANEDGQIGFLNDLRRMNVAITRARMKLIILGDASTLTKHPFYKKLYEYILALQE
- a CDS encoding aconitate hydratase; its protein translation is MVYDLDMLKAFYASFEKKIGRVRAVLQRPLTLAEKILYTHLYDDALLKKYKRGEDYVNFRPDRVAMQDATAQMALLQFINAGKETVAVPSTVHCDHLIQAYKGAGPDIATATESNREVYDFLRDVSSRFGIGFWKPGAGIIHQVVLENYAFPGGMMVGTDSHTPNAGGLGMVAIGVGGADAVDVMTGMEWELKMPKLIGVHLKGALNGWASPKDVILKLAGILTVKGGTNAIIEYFGEGTASLSATGKATICNMGAEVGATTSLFPYDERMKVYLEATGRKEVAAMADAVSADLQADAEVVADPSAYYDRVIEIDLSELEPYINGPFTPDAATPISEFAEKVLAHGYPRKMEVGLIGSCTNSSYQDLSRAASIARQVDEKQLSVAAPLIVNPGSEQIRATAERDGMIDAFLKIGATIMANACGPCIGQWKRHTDDPLRKNSIVTSFNRNFAKRADGNPNTHAFVASPEVVLALTIAGDLCFNPLKDALINQEGEKVKLRVPEGDELPSTGFTQGNPGYLAPAGAQVEIKVNPESQRLQLLAPFPAWDGKDFTDMPLLIKAQGKCTTDHISMAGPWLRFRGHLENISDNMLMGAVNAFNGETNKVWNRLTNTYEGVSGTAKQYKAEGISSIVVAEENYGEGSSREHAAMEPRFLNVKVILAKSFARIHETNLKKQGMLAVTFIDKADYDKIQEHDLITVSGLADFAPGRNLTVTLHHEDGTQDSFEVQHTYNEQQIGWFRAGSALNAR
- the icd gene encoding NADP-dependent isocitrate dehydrogenase codes for the protein MKKTVPYITGDGVGVEITPAMQAIVNAAVKKAYGSEHEIEWIEVLAGERAFNETGSWLPDETMEAFKKYGVGIKGPLTTPVGGGIRSLNVALRQTLDLYVCLRPVRWFSGVVSPVKEPQKVDMHIFRENTEDIYAGIEWEAGTPEAEKFYRFLHDEMGVAKVRFPESSSFGVKPVSKEGTERLVRAACKYALEHGLPSVTLVHKGNIMKFTEGGFKKWGYELAEREFGDAIASGKLVIKDCIADAFLQNTLLIPEEYSVVATLNLNGDYISDQLAAMVGGIGIAPGANINYNTGHAIFEATHGTAPNIAGKDVVNPCSLILSAVMMLEHFGWNKVAELIVNALESSFGEGRATHDLARFMPGGVSLGTSAFTKEIIERINS
- a CDS encoding citrate/2-methylcitrate synthase, whose protein sequence is MKKEYIIYKLSEEMKNATRIENELFKKFDVKRGLRNEDGTGVLVGLTKIGNVVGYERIPGGGLKPIPGKLFYRGYDLEDLAHSIIKEKRFGFEEVAYLLLSGHLPDKEELASFCELINDNTPLEQKTKMNIIELEGNNIMNILARSVLEMYRFDPQADDTSRDNLMRQSIDLISKFPTIIAYAYNMLRHATYGRSLHIRHPREKLSIAENFLYMLKKDYTELDARTLDLLLVLQAEHGGGNNSTFTVRVVSSSRTDTYSAIAAGIGSLKGPLHGGANIQVADMFHHLQENIKDWTNVDEIDTYFTRMLNKEAYDKSGLIYGIGHAVYTISDPRAILLKELARDLAKEKGKEEEFAFLELLEERAIAMFGKIKNNGKTVSSNIDFYSGFVYEMIGLPQEIFTPLFAMARIVGWCAHRNEELNFEGKRIIRPAYKNVLEELEYVPLKQR
- a CDS encoding GNAT family N-acetyltransferase — encoded protein: MTQDNSIVIREYLTTDKEVVMNLIKLNTPNFFAKEEVNDLSNYLDKEIELYYVLLVDGKVVGCGGINFAEKRTIGKISWDIMHPDYQGKSLGKKLLRYRIEVLKAIPSIKKITVRTSQLAYKFYEKQGFTLNEIKRNYWADGFDMYSMQYNEL